Within Cellulophaga sp. L1A9, the genomic segment AAGTGATAGTAATCTCTCCTTTTTGCCCATATTTTTCAGCAAATTCAGTTAGGCTCTTTTTAATCCTGTCTTCAACACTATCCAAAATATCTTGTCGGAAATCTGAATTTTTAGCTGTTGCTGTTATTGCTTTTTTACTATCTGAAGCAGTGTTTACTTTTCCTTTTGATTTGTCATAATCATCTTTAGCACCTTTAGCTTTAAGAATTTGCCCCATTATATTATTAGTAACTTCTAAACCATCAAAGAGCATAGTTATTCCAGTTACTCCTGCTATAAAATCTGCCCAACCACCTGTAATTGAATATTTAAGAGCAAAAAGGGGAGATGCTGCTATTTTTTGTGTAATTTCTAAGTTAATTTCGCCATTTTCATTCTGAACAAAACCAATACCTTTACTCTGTATAATTGCTGGCGCTATTAACTCGAACTCTGAGTAATTAGAACCAACTTTAGTATCAAAATTTCCAGTTGCAAGATCTTTGGCAGCTTTATATTGTTTATATCTTTTTTTTGCCAGTTTGGCCTTTTGCCATGCTTTTGCAGCCATTGTAGTAGCTTTTGCAGTTCCTTTTACGGCAGCATAACCACCACAGGTAAAAAATATCAACACGGCATCTAAGACCACACTACATAATAACCCATAGGCTATTATGGCTTTAGGAATTATGGGGTATTCTGCGGAGTAATCTAAGACCTGACAATCAACTCCCGCTTTTATTTTTTTATCGATTGGTTTGGTAAAGGAATGATAAGCATGTAGTCCTACTCCAAAATTATTAGCTTCTCCCCTCAAGTAATCCATTATCAAATCTTGTATAAAAACTTGAAGAAATTGACCTGGAATGGCCTGAATAAATTGATCCATAAAAGCCTTATGTTTGGCTGCCATGTCAAATTCATCATTAAGACCTGTTATTAATTTTACCTTTATATTTTTGTAAAATGCCTTTGATTTATCAGATGGTTGTCCAATTTGTAAATGGGCTGAAAATAAAGCATCTGGGTAAATAATAAAATTTAGTTTTTTAGAATATGCACATGTACTTATTGGAATCTCTATTTTTTTACTAGTATCCCCTAATAAAATCGGAAAATAATCTATAAAAAAGTTTAAAAAATCTTCATTTTTTGGTTCAATATGCTGGTATGGATAATTAGGAACAAAAGAAACTTGAGGATTTTGACCTTCAGTATGTATAGGATTAAAGCCAAGTTCATCAAGCATGGAGCAATCGATTACATTATTTAAATGTAACTTTCCGTCTTCTAAACATCCTGTAGTATCTGCGTTTTTAACTTGAATTTTAAAAACTTTCTTATCTTTATTGTTAGTTACTATTCCTGTATTTATAACAGTATTTCCTGCATTTACTTGGTACTCTTCGTTAAAAAGAATGTTAGGTTCTTCTTGTCCTTCAAAACCAGAAGATATTTCTGTATATCTACAAGGATCGAAAGCTCTTATACTCGTTTCAATTTCACCTATTAGAACTTCTTTATTTCCAGAATTTTGATATGGATCTTTATATTCTACACCGTTGTCTTTTACTTCTAAAAATTCTCTATCATCAAATTCAATATACTTATTAGTAGATTCAATTAGAATAACAGGAAAAATTCTTAGACTTTTCCCCGCCGTAATGCCCCAGAAAGGATCAATAAAAACGTCAATCGTTGTCTTTTGGAGTGTAGCCTGCTTAGTTATATCAACATCTTTATGGATATTTTTAATAGGTTTACTTGAATCAGATTCTCTTAGTTTAACATGTTTAAAGTAATTAATATTAAGACCGAGTGTATGTTCAAACTCAAGAACATCTTGATTTGTAATTTCTCTTCGGAAATCTTGCGCTGAAATAATTGGGTCTTCTATTGCTGACGCAGCATTATTTTTGGTTAATTTTAGTTGGTCATTTGGAGAAAAAATATCCTGATCTGTAAGTTGAATTCTAACCTCTCTTCCAAATAAATCCTGAGTATAAATATGAAGTCTAACACGACTTCCAAAAGCGACAGATCCTTCGATTTTATTATTATCCAAATCTGTCCATAATGTCTTTGTAACTTTAGGACTTCCAAAAGCCGAAACATAGCATCCATGTGGCCTTTTCATGGACGGTTTTCCATTAGAGACAAGGAATGGTTGTACCCAGATTTTTCCTCCTCCAATAAATTGTGTAGGGAAAGTTAATTTCTTTGGTAGTCCTGCATAAGGAAGGGATTCTAATGAATAATCTGCATCGGGGATAAACTTGTTTTTAACATTTAGATACACCCATCTAATGCTTTCTTTACTGTATTTTCTTTTAAGTTCTTCCGTTCGTTCAATCTTCTCTTTTCCTGAAAGCAGATCTAAAGCATTATGATCCTCTGAAAATTCTTTAATGCTTACAAAAAACTGTAAATTACCTTTTAATATTAGATGATTTCTACTTTCATCATAAGTTTGGTGACTTCCTGGATTTACAAATATATTTAGATCACTCATTTTTAATTAGTGTAAACTTATGTATGAAAAATTTTCATCTTCTTTTATCCCCAAAGCATTAATTAATGGAGCTATCTCTTCATTTATGCTTTCTTCATTGTTTGGTGTTATTTCAATAGTTTGCCCATGAAATAAAATTTCAATACAAGGAGTGCCCGCTATAGCACATGTACCTTTACTATCTTCTAATAAGGGATTTCCTTTATTTGGTAAAGTGACTTTATTATAAGAGCCATCCCATTGAATAATATTAGGTACGCAGGGGGGGGGTGGACTACCCATTTTGGAACAAGTACCAAAAGTTTTTTTTTCAAAGGTAGGACCTAAATCCATTGTAGATGCAACTAATTTTTCAGAAGATTTTTCATCATTGATATATATTTTATTTTGTGTCAAAACTGTTAATTTATCTGGTGTTACTCCAAATTGACATTTGCATAATGCGCCATGACATACTAAGCGTTTTTGTGACATACTCTAATGTTTTACCAATTCGCGTTCTTTCAAACGTGTAATTTTATATTCAACTTTATGATTTTCTCTTCCAATAATCGTGCATTGGCCACTCATTCTTATCATAGATGAATCTTCTTGATCCAAATGATATTTTAAAATCAAATTTCCCTTCGTATTTTTTGGCTCGTTTATAAGGTCACTCTCCATGAATTCTCCGTTATATGAAATTTTAATAAAACCATTATCATCAGGATACGGGTAGATTTCTTGTTTGCCAATAAATGTTAATTTGCTAGAAGCATTAGGATGTGGAATCTGTATCTTGATATTATCTTTTATAAAATTTTGAGATCTCAAAGTTGGTATATTTGGAATAAGCACTTTAAAAATAATATCATTATTCATTTTCTTAAGAAAAATTTTTTCGTTGGAAATTCCATATTCTATTCGTTCTAGATACTTATGGCTTACTTCTCCTGTATATTCAATTTCTAGTTTTTGTTTTAATAATAGCCATTTCTCTTTAATTTTGTTAAGATTTTCAACTCCAATAATTTTGCCTGCAAAATTTACTTTAAGAATAAGAGGATAAACTGCGGACATACATTTCTCTGCTAATACATCAATGACATTCGTTAAAGGTTTGCTGTTAACATACATCTTTTTCTTACAAACACGATAGTAGTAAAAAGATTTTTCATAACCCACATAATCACATTCTATAACGTATTGAACTTTGTTTATCAAAGGCTCTAAATAAACTATTTCTACCCCATAAAACCGATGAATTTTCATAAGTTTATCCCTAAAAGATAATTTATTAGAATCTTGTGATTTAACTGTGGCCATATAGTAAAGTAATTCTATTTGAAGATTATCCCCTGCTCTGCTTCTTCATGAACGTTCAATACTGCGGTCATTAAAATATTTTCCGCTTCAAAAGTGATATCCTTAGTCACAAGTTCATTATAAGTTCCTCCCGATATTTTTATAATTTGTCCTTTACTAGCCATAATTAAAATAAATTTCCTACTTCACCGCTATTATTATTAATTTTCTTATTCGCTTTCTTATTTATGTTACCTCCTGTACTATGAATGGTAATATCTTCCTTAGCTTGCCGTTTAATCTCATCTGCTTCGCTTTGAATTTTTTCAGATGCCGTTTCAAATATATTTGTTGCCTTCACAACATAATCTTCAGAAGTTGTAATCATATTATTTTTAGCTACCATTTCTGATTTATTTCCTCCTACATAAACACTTAAGTTTTCTTCAACTTGAATATTCATATTTTTCGATTTTAAAGTCATTTGATCAAGAGCAATGATGGAAATTGCATTATTCACCGTATCAATCTGAAAAACATTCTCATTTTTATCCTTAATCGTAATCATCTCCCCACCATTAGTATCATTTAGTTCAATAATATGCCCACTGCGGGTCATGATGGCTTTTATATTGTTTTCCGCATCAGCAACACCACTCTTTGCGCTACTATTGTAACCAGCACTCAAAACATAGGGTTTTTCTGGGTTATTGTTTTCAAAACCTACGAGCACTTCTTCGTCCAGTTCAGGAATAAAGTAAAAACCCTTGCCGCTACCACCATATGGGGTATTCATTTTTATCCATGGGGTAGAAGTCCCCATTCTTCGTTGCCAACCAAACTGTACTTTTATACGTCCTAATCCATCAGGGTCATTGTTATCTAATACAACACCACGTTGTTCTTCTGCAGAGGGCGTAGCGAATACCGCACTGTAATGTGGGTGCTCTGTTCCTTCTGGTACGCCTTCAAAATGATTTTCATAGTTACCACTATGATCAAAACGGTGCGCTACTTTGGTAACCATATAGGACCCAAACGCATCCCTACGTGTTTTATCAGAAAAACTAACGCCTTCAATGGTTAAATTATCACCCACACGCAAACCAACAATTTCTGAAGATCCGTTGGCAATAATCATATTTGCGGCTTTAGACAAGGTATCTACTTTTGCTACATGGTCTAAACCCTGTTGTCCGCTATATTCATTCTGGTTGTGATTCCAAGAGTAGTTTTCTTTCTTGGCAAATAAACCTTCTGATTCTCTTTTTACATTCCCAGCATACATATGTCCGCTTTGCGCGCTGTAGGATGAGGAAACGGATTCTAATTCGCTATCATTGACCCAATCTTTAGAAGTAAAGCCGCTATTTTGGGACTGTAGGGTAGTGGAGAGGCCAAAGGTTTGAATATCCTGACCATACACCCCATTAAATTGCTTGTCTCCCGTACGTCCTACGCAAAAGGTTCTCCCATTGTCATACATCCATACGCCATAACGAGCACACATACGTTGTAAGAAGGGAAAAATCGGATTCGTTGTATTGTACGGTATAAGGCAAACGGATGTTAGTTCCATTTCCTATTTCCATTTTTAATAAATCTGTGGAGTGTCCGTTAAAGGTATCACTCACTACTTGGCTAAAAGAAGACCCTTCTTCATAGCTAAAACATTGTACGGAGCGCGAGAGTAAAATACTAGCCCCTTGTCCTGAAAGCACAATAGCGCCAGAAGCGCCAATCCCTTTTTGTAAAGCTACAGAAGTAATGATTCCTACATATTCTAATTCACCATCATTAACCCCTATAGATAGTTTTTTACCGGAATAATTAATAGAATTATTCATAAGTGTACCGCCGTACCCTTCGGTAGCATTGGTTTGAAAAACCACACTAAAAGAGCTGTGGGTACCCATGGATTGTTCTATAGTAACCTTATATCCCGATTTAGGAAGAAAACGTTCTCCATCGATAATAAGCACTGGGGTAATCATTTTAGGCATGGCGGTAGAATTTTAAAACGTTAAAGTAATCACAATCGACGAGCTTAACAAAAAATAGCCTCGCATTTCGATGAATTACAGTGTTAATTATAGATTATTAGCTATAAAAAACACGAAAGGGAAGTACATTTGCCGATCTCGATTGGAGTCCGATAAGCACTTCTTTCTTCAAGTGTTCCCAGCTTTCTTCATCATATACTGCATCTTCATGTTTGGTGATATACACATCTGTAGTTGGTGTATACCCAACTCCTTCATCTAAAGCAACAACAACACCTTTTTCTATAGTTACTTTGGTAATACTATCTTTAAAAATACTGAAGCAATGTTGAATGATATCCTGTCTTGTAATAATTTTACCTTTAGAAAGAATATGTTCCCTGTAGGCATATATTTTCTCACTAGCATTTGGTTCGTCCTTACCACCAATGGAACCGGTAATAAAGGTTAACGAATTTGTTAAAAATGCAGTACCCGAATATTGAACCAATTGTACATATGGGTTTATTTTATTTGCTTTATCACCTGCTGTACTCCAATAATTAGTAAAAACAAATTGATCTTTATTTTTATTAATACTATTCTTATTGATAACTAGATACGGAATTTTATTTTTTGTAAAATCTCTTAATTCTATTTGCTGGTCAATTCTAGAAATAATCTGTTTAAGATCTTTTAAGTTAGAATTGATAAAATCATCATTCATCGCATTGAAGGCAATACTATCTTCCTTAAGTAAATCTATGGTGTAATTTAAAAGTTCGGAAGCATCACGCTCATCAAAACGAGAAACACCCCCAAAACGTAAATAAGCTTGAGTACTCGTTGATGTGTCTTCTTTCTTTCGGTCTTGAATAAAATACGTATTCCCGCTATCTCCTATAATATCTTGCACATCAAAGAAGTAATCCCCATCTACCTCTAGCGGTAAAATATTAAAATAAGGCTTTAAGCGTCTATTGGTTTCGTGTCTCTTTTTATTAAGCACAGGAAAACAATTAATATGGCAATGTAGGTTGTCTAGCATTTTACTAGAAACAATAGAAGAGAACGTAATTTTAACCCATAACAATGGCGTATTAAATTCTTTTAAATCTTTTTCGCTCAAAAAAGTTTCAAAATCTTCTGGGTAATTTTTTAAATTATTTTTTACATCAATAGTATCTGTAATGGTATAAAAATGATCTTGGTAAAACTCTTTTACATAATTTTCGTAAAACTTAATTTTACTTTGGATAGATTCATTTATGTATGTGTTTAGGTCTTGACCTGCGAATTCTAATTCGTTATACCCATTAACAACTTCCAAAGGTGTACCGTTTAAAGACCATTTAGAAAGCCCTAATTGGTGTGTCAATACATTTTTTTGAGAGAAGTTCAGTAAATCAAAATAACATAGAAGGTCTTGAATACTCGTAGTCTCTTCATCGGGTTTAATCCCTAAATAAATACTAGAACCATCTGGAGAACCTATAAAATTCTCTTTTAATATAAAAGGAATATTCCGGTGTGCTTTATGTGATGCAATTTTTTCCGGGTATGCTATATAATTTAAAGAGCAATTGCTTAATTTAAAATCTCCGGCAGGAGCGAAGAAGAAGTCTTCAAAATCGTTCTTACCATTCTCCCTAAAAATCGGCATTCTTTTACGGTGGTAAAATTCTGAACGCTCATTAATATTTAGGTTACTATCTATAGGTAAGGCATGCATTACGGCATGTGCAGGTCTTGCTGTTACCGATACTTGTGGCGTTAGCAAATCTACCAAACGCTCCGTAATTCTAGTTCTACTAGATTTTATAGTATCTGAAATACGTTCAAACTCATGTGCACAAGCATCAAAAAGAATGCTAATAATAGGGTCTAAGGAATATTCAATTTCCATTTCATCCATTCCCCAGGTATCCGCAGCCCTTCTAATTAACCGTTCTTTTATTTCTTCTTTACTTAATGATTTCATTCTGGAGTATGTGTTTACTTATAAGATAATGGCGCTAAATAATAATCACCACTAAAATAATACGGTTCGTTTGTTTTTAAAAGCGTACCTGTAATGGTAATGTTTAGGTATTTTTTCAACCTTACTTTATTCGATTTTTCAGATACACTTTCTTGCAAATTAATTGTTAGTGTGGTATTCCCTAATCGCTTCTCATAGGTTTCTATTTGATTGGTAAGCGATCTTTTAATTTGCTCTTTTAAAACATTGGCATTCACCAACAGATCAAAATCTGTTTCCCATATTTCACTACCAAAACCTTCATCAAAAACATATTCTTCAAAATAAGTAGTAATGATGATGCTTATAAATTGTGATATAGATTCTTGTAGCGATATTTTTCGAAGCTCTTTCTTCTCAAAAAAACGCTTAAAATCAAAAGGAGCTTCGTAGTACGGTTTTGCCATCTAGCCTAGTTTTAATCAGTTACCTCAAAAACAACAACAGTGTCTTTTAGTCGAATTGTTACCGTTTGCGGCGCCGTTATTTCTCCTGAAATAATCATGCGTGACAAAGGTCTTTTTAATTTATTACGGATGACCGCTTTTAAAGGTCTTACCCCATAGGTTGATGAAAAACCATCTAAAGACAAGAAGTCTTTGGTTTCTTTATCTATATCTAATGTAATTCCTAATTTGTTTGCTAAAACTAGCAGCTCTTTTTTAAGATGTAAATCGAAAATAAGGGGTGCATTTTCCTTTGAAATTGGTGCAAACGGAATAATTTCCGTGATTCTACCTAAAAATTCAGGTCTAAAATAAGGCGACATGATTTCTAGTATCTGATCAGAGGATGGTGTGGTTCCGTCAGAGATTTTCTCTGCAATAAATTCTGATCCAATATTTGAGGTGAATAAAATTACAGCATTAGAGAAATCGCCCATTTTACCCAAACGATCGCTAAGTTTACCTTCATCTAAAATTTGAAGAAAAACATCAAAAACCGACTGGTGTGCTTTTTCAATCTCATCAAAAAGTACGATAGAATAAGGTTTTTGTCTAATCTTATTTACCAACATCCCACCTTCTTCGTATCCTATGTATCCCGGAGGTGCTCCGTATAAAAGTGCAGCTGAATGTTCTTCTTTAAACTCAGACATATCAAAACGAATAATAGCACTTTCATCATTAAACAGAAATTCTGCTAATGATTTTGCTAATTCTGTTTTTCCTGTTCCTGTTGGTCCAGAGAAAAAGAAAGACCCAATAGGTTGCCCTGCTTTAGAAAGTCCAGATCTAGATTCAATAATCGCCTCCGTAATTGTTTTTACGGCATGATCTTGCCCAATAACACGTTTCTTAAGCGTAGCTTCCATCTCCATAAGACGTTCGCGCTCCTGTGTTTGTACTTTTCCAGCAGGAATACCGGTTATACTAGAAACAACCGCTGCTAAATCTTCATCAAAAATCTCCGTTAATTCTTTTGTAGAATGCGCTTCTATAGCCGTAAGAATTGCAGTTAAGTAAGCTAGTTTTTCGTTATAAGAAGGAAAAGATAACAGATCTTCTGTATCGTATTTTCCAATAACAATAGGGCCTAGTTTATTTTTTAGTTCAATGTAAATCCAATCAATTTCTTCTTTACGTTGCTCTTCTGATAAGGTAGCCGATTTTTTCTCTAAGAATGCTAATTTAGTATTCAACTCTTCTACGTCTGCCGGTAAGGATTGTTGTGATACTTTTGCAGCAGCCATTGTTCTATCGACTAAATCTAGCGCTGAATCTGGTAAATTCTTTTCTTTTAAATACCGTTTAGAAAATAAAATAGATTCTTTTAACGTATCATCAGATATTTCTAATTGGTGGTGTTCTTTAAAAGTTTCCCCTACATTTTTTAATATTCTAAAAGCGGTTTCTGTATCCGGTTCTTCTAAACTTACGGATTCAAAACGTCTATTCAAGGCATCATCCGAAGCAATATGCTTGCGGAAATGTTCCGGAGACGTTACTCCAATTAAAACAATTTCGCCTTTATTTAATTCAGATTTAATCACATTTAAAATCCCTTGACTCATTGCGCTATCTTGCAATAAGGCATGAAAATCGTCTATCACCAAAATAGGCAAAGGATATGTTTTTGCTTGTTCAAAAATCTGTTGTAATCTATCTTCTACTTCCCCTTTGTATGACGCTCCAGATAGGAGTAGGGTGGTATGTATTTCTAAAAGTGTTGCTTGTTGTAAAACATCAACAATTTTTTTCTCTGCAATAAGTACCGCTAAGTTTTTAATCAAAATAGATTTCCCAACACCAGATTCTCCTTGGATAATCACATTAGGTTTTGATTTTCTACTTAGAATTTCTGTAATACTTTTTAACTCTTTATCTCTATTGATAATATGTGCAAATTCGCCAGCACTGGCTAATTTGACAAGATCTGAAGTGTACTTAGTTAAAAGGCTAGTATCTGTTACTTCTAAAGAAGCTGCAGAACTGCTTATTTTTGGATTGACTTTCCCTTCAGAACCAGAACCTTTTTGAGTTTCTAAAAGTTGATTGTGATTTACAGGAAGCGATTTTAATTGATCAAAACTAAAACCAACACCTGGAGTAATTGCAGCGATGAATAAAACCAACAAGTCTACTTCATCTCTACCTAATTTTCCTTTGATATCTTCTGCTTCAACAAAAACTAATTGTACTCCTGAGTCTGCTTCAATTTCCGTATTTCTAGATGATCTTTTAGGAGTTTGCTCTATATTAACTTCTGCCCATTCCTCTACAAAATAGACATCTACTCCTAAATTATGTAGCTTACGTAAAAGTGATAAATCTCTATTTAATGCCGCTTTAATTAAATGAGCGGTGGTATAATTTTGATGCTGATTTTCTTCTGCAATTTGAGATGCAATATAAACAGCCTTTTCAACTTCGTTATTCATACTTATTGGTTTCTGTTTAAGCGTCTTGCTAGTTCTAATGCAGTTTCTAAATTTCGTATTTGATCTTCGTAGTCATCTAACTGCTCATCCATTTTATCAATTTCGGCTTTGGCATTAGAAACCTGTTTTAAATCTCTTTTAGCATCCAACAGTTTTTTATAGGTAAGAATTAAATTCTCGTACATATTCCTGTTCTCAAGAGAATCTTTAGGAATATGATTTTTAATTTGTACCAAGTCTGAATTTATGGACTGTTCTAAAAAGATATTTCCTTGTTGTGTTTTATCCAAAGAATCTATTAAAACATCTACCCGTTTTAATTCATTGATAAATTGCTTCTGATACATAAATTCATACTGAATTTTCTTGTTTTCAGCCCTGAGCACTTCATTCTCTTTCCAAGGCAATTTATAGCTAAAAAATACCGCTACAAAGAGCAGGATGATGGTCACTAAAAACATGAGTAAAAAGAGTAGAAAAGCAGAAATTCTTTCCTTCTTATTTAATATTTCCATAGTATATTATTTTTTTATTCCGCTAAAAATGAAGGACCTCCAGATTTTCCGAATTTATCTTCTACAATATTTTCATTAACAAATATGCCCATATCTCTACGTTTACCAATATAATCTACCTGAGTAAGGATGGTAAACAAACGTTCAATAACGTTCATAAAAGAATTTATGATGAATAAGTTTTGATTAACATCATTGTGGTTGTAATCGATATTGATAATATTGGTAAATATTTTTTCATAATCACCACCCTTTAAATCGGTCCATTCCCCAAAATAATTGAACAACTGTTCTTTATTCTCAGGGGATGATACATCTACAGAACTTTTGAAAAGTCTAGAGAAACTAACAATAATTTCAATCAGTTTTTTAGGATGCATTTCATATTCTTCCCATTTTACGTAGGTAATCTGCTGCGATAAATAGCCGTAAAGTTTATCTACTACAGTATGCATAGAATCTGCAATAGGATTATCACTCTGTTTTGTATTTATTTTCTGAACGATTAAAATAGAACTGCGCTCTGCCATCTTCAAGAAAGCTTCTGCAACATTATAAAAATCTATTAAAGCTTCACTAGTCCCTAAGGTAGTAGAAGGTGCTATGTAATCTGTGGCTGCTGCTAAGGAATTGTTTTCTCTGATAATTTTAGCAATAGGAAGTTGATTTCCTGCAAGACCTGATTTTTCTAAATCATTGGCTGTTACAAAAGTAAAAAAATACCTATTGGTAGTATAAGGATACCTTGGTGGCATCTCCTTTGGGTTTTGTTCCCCAAAAGCAACCGTATCTTCTTTATCTACATTTAGAAGAACAAAACCTTCTTCTAACTTATTATCTGCGAATTGTTCTACAACAACGTCTTCTTTAACGGCAGGCGTAAGGTTGGTAATTTCTACACGAGTACCATTAGGGGTAATTGCGCGTAATTTTTTAATTGATATTTTTAAACTTTTATGTACATCAATGGTAACCGTATATTCATTATGATCACTTAAATGTGAAGCTAATAAACCAAAGCCATCTTTTCCTACCCTAATGCTAGTAAGATCTTTTACCGTATTTTCTGCATAGTCTTGGAGGTTTTGAAAATGCTCTTTTGAGATTTTCATACCATCGATCCAATTTGTTTTAAAGTGTTTTATGTCCTCTATCATAATAAATATTATATACGTTGGCACACTACGGTGTCGCCATCATTTAGATTGTTTTGTTCTACAGTTAGTGATGAATTTATATGTTTTGATGCTCCAAACCATTTAGGTTTTGTTTGAAAATACCATCCAAATGGATCACCGGAATCTTCTAGAAGCTCAATTTTAGTGGTTGTTTTTTTACTGTTGTAATCATTAATAAAGAAGAAAAATAACCTTCCAAAATCCATGTCTTTAGGAGCTTTAGCTTTAAAACTCGTTAAGTGTGTTTCTTTGGTGTTTTTATAAAACATAAAGTTTAAAACAATCATATTGTTTAACTCATAATGTTTAGGCGATTCATACTTGTTTCCTAAAGGATAATACCATTTAGAGTATAGTTTTACAGGAACACTAATAGAGTAGTTAAACAACGAATAGAAAGCTGTTGGCACTACAAAAGTGGTGATGATTAAAAAATAATACCCTAAATACTTTAGATCCTGAAAATAAGACGCAA encodes:
- the tssO gene encoding type VI secretion system TssO, producing MEILNKKERISAFLLFLLMFLVTIILLFVAVFFSYKLPWKENEVLRAENKKIQYEFMYQKQFINELKRVDVLIDSLDKTQQGNIFLEQSINSDLVQIKNHIPKDSLENRNMYENLILTYKKLLDAKRDLKQVSNAKAEIDKMDEQLDDYEDQIRNLETALELARRLNRNQ
- a CDS encoding DUF4280 domain-containing protein; protein product: MSQKRLVCHGALCKCQFGVTPDKLTVLTQNKIYINDEKSSEKLVASTMDLGPTFEKKTFGTCSKMGSPPPPCVPNIIQWDGSYNKVTLPNKGNPLLEDSKGTCAIAGTPCIEILFHGQTIEITPNNEESINEEIAPLINALGIKEDENFSYISLH
- a CDS encoding type VI secretion system baseplate subunit TssF translates to MKSLSKEEIKERLIRRAADTWGMDEMEIEYSLDPIISILFDACAHEFERISDTIKSSRTRITERLVDLLTPQVSVTARPAHAVMHALPIDSNLNINERSEFYHRKRMPIFRENGKNDFEDFFFAPAGDFKLSNCSLNYIAYPEKIASHKAHRNIPFILKENFIGSPDGSSIYLGIKPDEETTSIQDLLCYFDLLNFSQKNVLTHQLGLSKWSLNGTPLEVVNGYNELEFAGQDLNTYINESIQSKIKFYENYVKEFYQDHFYTITDTIDVKNNLKNYPEDFETFLSEKDLKEFNTPLLWVKITFSSIVSSKMLDNLHCHINCFPVLNKKRHETNRRLKPYFNILPLEVDGDYFFDVQDIIGDSGNTYFIQDRKKEDTSTSTQAYLRFGGVSRFDERDASELLNYTIDLLKEDSIAFNAMNDDFINSNLKDLKQIISRIDQQIELRDFTKNKIPYLVINKNSINKNKDQFVFTNYWSTAGDKANKINPYVQLVQYSGTAFLTNSLTFITGSIGGKDEPNASEKIYAYREHILSKGKIITRQDIIQHCFSIFKDSITKVTIEKGVVVALDEGVGYTPTTDVYITKHEDAVYDEESWEHLKKEVLIGLQSRSANVLPFRVFYS
- a CDS encoding phage late control D family protein yields the protein MPKMITPVLIIDGERFLPKSGYKVTIEQSMGTHSSFSVVFQTNATEGYGGTLMNNSINYSGKKLSIGVNDGELEYVGIITSVALQKGIGASGAIVLSGQGASILLSRSVQCFSYEEGSSFSQVVSDTFNGHSTDLLKMEIGNGTNIRLPYTVQYNESDFSLLTTYVCSLWRMDV
- a CDS encoding AAA family ATPase, which produces MNNEVEKAVYIASQIAEENQHQNYTTAHLIKAALNRDLSLLRKLHNLGVDVYFVEEWAEVNIEQTPKRSSRNTEIEADSGVQLVFVEAEDIKGKLGRDEVDLLVLFIAAITPGVGFSFDQLKSLPVNHNQLLETQKGSGSEGKVNPKISSSAASLEVTDTSLLTKYTSDLVKLASAGEFAHIINRDKELKSITEILSRKSKPNVIIQGESGVGKSILIKNLAVLIAEKKIVDVLQQATLLEIHTTLLLSGASYKGEVEDRLQQIFEQAKTYPLPILVIDDFHALLQDSAMSQGILNVIKSELNKGEIVLIGVTSPEHFRKHIASDDALNRRFESVSLEEPDTETAFRILKNVGETFKEHHQLEISDDTLKESILFSKRYLKEKNLPDSALDLVDRTMAAAKVSQQSLPADVEELNTKLAFLEKKSATLSEEQRKEEIDWIYIELKNKLGPIVIGKYDTEDLLSFPSYNEKLAYLTAILTAIEAHSTKELTEIFDEDLAAVVSSITGIPAGKVQTQERERLMEMEATLKKRVIGQDHAVKTITEAIIESRSGLSKAGQPIGSFFFSGPTGTGKTELAKSLAEFLFNDESAIIRFDMSEFKEEHSAALLYGAPPGYIGYEEGGMLVNKIRQKPYSIVLFDEIEKAHQSVFDVFLQILDEGKLSDRLGKMGDFSNAVILFTSNIGSEFIAEKISDGTTPSSDQILEIMSPYFRPEFLGRITEIIPFAPISKENAPLIFDLHLKKELLVLANKLGITLDIDKETKDFLSLDGFSSTYGVRPLKAVIRNKLKRPLSRMIISGEITAPQTVTIRLKDTVVVFEVTD
- a CDS encoding phage baseplate assembly protein V, with the translated sequence MCARYGVWMYDNGRTFCVGRTGDKQFNGVYGQDIQTFGLSTTLQSQNSGFTSKDWVNDSELESVSSSYSAQSGHMYAGNVKRESEGLFAKKENYSWNHNQNEYSGQQGLDHVAKVDTLSKAANMIIANGSSEIVGLRVGDNLTIEGVSFSDKTRRDAFGSYMVTKVAHRFDHSGNYENHFEGVPEGTEHPHYSAVFATPSAEEQRGVVLDNNDPDGLGRIKVQFGWQRRMGTSTPWIKMNTPYGGSGKGFYFIPELDEEVLVGFENNNPEKPYVLSAGYNSSAKSGVADAENNIKAIMTRSGHIIELNDTNGGEMITIKDKNENVFQIDTVNNAISIIALDQMTLKSKNMNIQVEENLSVYVGGNKSEMVAKNNMITTSEDYVVKATNIFETASEKIQSEADEIKRQAKEDITIHSTGGNINKKANKKINNNSGEVGNLF
- a CDS encoding TssN family type VI secretion system protein; the protein is MIKRYLKTLISFEALMPFMIIVVITVLVLTLFASKTPGFKKQRKKFYIYLLSGIVVMGIFTCIIYNLKQTGVLLRFFSMLSFSFVLGCLHVYFVRYFFDKFEIENKFKELLVAVVTGLVLVVPIIMIASYFQDLKYLGYYFLIITTFVVPTAFYSLFNYSISVPVKLYSKWYYPLGNKYESPKHYELNNMIVLNFMFYKNTKETHLTSFKAKAPKDMDFGRLFFFFINDYNSKKTTTKIELLEDSGDPFGWYFQTKPKWFGASKHINSSLTVEQNNLNDGDTVVCQRI
- a CDS encoding GPW/gp25 family protein; protein product: MAKPYYEAPFDFKRFFEKKELRKISLQESISQFISIIITTYFEEYVFDEGFGSEIWETDFDLLVNANVLKEQIKRSLTNQIETYEKRLGNTTLTINLQESVSEKSNKVRLKKYLNITITGTLLKTNEPYYFSGDYYLAPLSYK